One Babesia bovis T2Bo chromosome 4 map unlocalized Chr4_1, whole genome shotgun sequence genomic window carries:
- a CDS encoding WD domain G-beta repeat family protein: MKGYGLFSPFASTTGSILLAPCYDENSGIGSPHLSSNEKVLKLLGFEIKEQKETTGNIFDLHFDSSINYNAFGNDNPFTNPNDEFGDYGHSNSSVGIGVFTTYHSVDAGCFDGHLSAIVWMEMTGAHGMIAIGTTEGDVYLLDGNAIAEGDAARVISKTKVCNTPIKRLSYNAKTNMLAVASVDGQISVCELTNPSEPKVIDTSYGKWRVGLVTGLSWNHRLGHILATSGSAVGPSGAMSPSDSSGLVVWDLKARKPASSFRDPSGRTNPIAVEWMAEQMTQLVVGYGDDRSPALQLWDLRNCSVPLKEVRGHTMGLTSLAICPQDPNILITSGRDDHTRCWTLDATKGPFHAISSMQTGALSHHKRVQWHPHVPGLFLAQNTDDDISVHNVMCMTQEESYMPSWVRNTSGVISGFAASVTTWNAAGAIKEYTLSTNVDEETSKALDDSLQLFCNLADSKDLESVCEQRISSAENEFERLTWSMMHAIHKGNAEAIVTTLGFKMPEPQLESNISAASQQIASGQIGQPDITGFNDPFSSTPLNDDDGEAFFNSLSSKTNENSVEFVGQSPSTEEDTLTIQGEPMRIVEPSSYLNWGEDDLCSKVVVGDFEGAASLCLERGRTTEALFLAYVGGIDLWLKVAADITNKMDNPLLRTLHLIMKDETHMIVEQCPLDRWREALVYIITNSMDVHETYSELCRILGNRLYTSFQQGNREHVLPASILFMCSGDVSRVLECWEHLEKGKNALHILGESVIRTTALSLSIPGNTSTDCVGRKAVMLAETFVEFGDLNKAVQCLSLPLISGCPQVISLLGRIKGMGSYVPPDQPVANIHRQIPSSPAQPAPRTTGDYKTAPGAVAGAMYPGMPVPWPLPTATQQKVSRTRSTEDANRKIIAKSAAALPQQERMKPADLEFATKVLGSLISQADTTRAAQDNRRRIAELMSSLENGEQSVEANNLILTMCRAIHSGDHVNANIILSTISTKLWNTANKNWIMCLKRIVPR, translated from the coding sequence ATGAAGGGTTACGGACTATTTTCACCGTTTGCGTCTACAACGGGTTCTATACTTTTGGCGCCTTGTTACGACGAAAACAGTGGTATTGGAAGTCCACATTTAAGTTCTAACGAGAAAGTACTTAAGTTGTTAGGGTTCGAAATTAAAGAACAAAAAGAAACCACCGGCAACATATTCGATTTGCATTTCGACTCGAGCATCAATTACAATGCTTTTGGTAATGACAATCCTTTCACCAATCCGAATGATGAATTTGGTGATTATGGCCATTCGAACAGCAGTGTTGGTATAGGAGTGTTTACTACGTATCATTCAGTAGACGCCGGTTGTTTCGACGGGCATCTGTCGGCCATAGTATGGATGGAAATGACAGGTGCCCATGGCATGATTGCAATTGGTACTACGGAGGGTGATGTGTACCTTTTGGACGGTAACGCAATTGCGGAAGGCGATGCAGCCCGTGTGATATCTAAAACAAAGGTATGCAACACGCCGATTAAACGGTTGAGCTACAACGCTAAAACTAATATGTTGGCGGTTGCGAGCGTTGACGGGCAAATATCTGTCTGTGAGTTGACAAATCCTAGTGAACCAAAGGTTATCGACACTAGTTACGGCAAGTGGCGTGTGGGATTAGTTACTGGTCTTAGCTGGAACCATCGTTTGGGGCACATTTTGGCAACTTCTGGATCGGCAGTTGGCCCTTCAGGTGCAATGTCTCCATCGGACTCTAGTGGTTTGGTTGTATGGGATCTCAAAGCTCGCAAACCGGCCTCTAGTTTCCGTGATCCCTCGGGTCGTACCAATCCAATTGCCGTCGAATGGATGGCAGAACAAATGACCCAGCTTGTTGTGGGATATGGTGATGATAGGTCTCCTGCTTTGCAGCTTTGGGATTTAAGAAATTGCTCTGTGCCACTCAAGGAGGTTCGTGGTCACACCATGGGTCTTACAAGCCTCGCTATTTGCCCGCAGGATCCTAATATATTGATTACCAGCGGACGTGATGATCACACAAGATGCTGGACTCTCGATGCAACCAAAGGGCCATTCCACGCAATATCCAGTATGCAGACAGGCGCCCTTAGCCATCACAAGAGAGTACAGTGGCATCCACACGTACCTGGATTGTTCCTAGCACAGAATACGGACGATGATATTTCTGTCCACAATGTTATGTGTATGACTCAGGAGGAGTCTTACATGCCTTCTTGGGTGCGTAACACTTCGGGTGTGATTTCTGGCTTTGCAGCGTCGGTTACAACGTGGAATGCTGCAGGTGCTATCAAGGAGTATACACTTAGCACTAACGTAGATGAAGAAACTTCGAAAGCACTAGATGATTCGCTTCAACTTTTCTGCAATCTTGCGGATTCCAAAGACCTTGAAAGTGTTTGCGAGCAACGCATTAGCTCAGCTGAAAACGAGTTTGAAAGACTTACGTGGAGCATGATGCATGCCATCCACAAGGGCAATGCAGAGGCAATTGTGACTACATTGGGATTCAAGATGCCAGAGCCCCAACTTGAGTCTAACATAAGTGCTGCCTCTCAACAGATAGCAAGCGGACAAATAGGTCAACCTGATATAACTGGCTTCAATGATCCGTTTAGCAGCACTCCATTAAACGACGATGACGGAGAGGCTTTCTTCAACTCACTGAGCAGCAAGACAAACGAGAACTCTGTTGAGTTTGTTGGACAGTCTCCTTCAACGGAGGAAGACACTCTCACCATTCAAGGCGAACCTATGCGAATTGTGGAACCATCTTCTTACCTCAATTGGGGTGAGGACGATTTGTGTTCTAAGGTAGTGGTTGGTGACTTTGAGGGCGCTGCTAGCTTGTGTTTGGAGCGGGGTAGAACAACTGAAGCTTTATTCTTGGCATATGTGGGAGGCATTGATTTGTGGCTTAAGGTGGCAGCCGATATTACTAACAAAATGGACAATCCATTACTGCGCACTCTCCACCTTATCATGAAGGATGAGACCCACATGATTGTAGAGCAGTGCCCGCTTGATAGGTGGCGCGAGGCTCTGGTCTATATAATAACCAACTCCATGGACGTGCATGAAACATATAGTGAGTTGTGTCGCATTCTTGGCAACCGTCTGTACACATCTTTCCAGCAGGGCAACCGGGAACACGTGCTACCAGCGTCTATTTTGTTCATGTGCAGTGGTGACGTCTCACGTGTTCTCGAATGCTGGGAACATTTAGAGAAAGGAAAGAACGCACTTCATATTCTTGGTGAAAGTGTTATAAGGACTACTGCATTATCCTTGTCGATACCGGGTAACACTTCGACTGATTGTGTGGGTCGCAAGGCTGTTATGCTTGCTGAAACGTTTGTCGAATTTGGCGATCTCAACAAGGCAGTTCAGTGTTTGTCCTTACCTTTGATATCTGGATGTCCACAGGTCATTTCCCTTCTGGGACGCATCAAGGGAATGGGTAGCTATGTCCCCCCTGATCAGCCTGTTGCGAATATTCACCGTCAGATTCCATCGTCTCCTGCCCAACCTGCACCTCGTACTACTGGAGATTATAAAACTGCACCTGGTGCCGTCGCTGGTGCTATGTACCCTGGTATGCCAGTTCCATGGCCCTTGCCCACTGCAACTCAGCAGAAGGTTTCCAGGACACGCAGCACTGAGGATGCTAATCGTAAAATAATAGCGAAATCTGCTGCTGCACTGCCACAACAAGAACGCATGAAACCTGCTGATCTTGAATTCGCGACCAAAGTATTAGGTAGCTTAATTTCACAAGCTGACACCACACGTGCCGCCCAGGACAACCGTCGACGAATCGCAGAACTCATGTCATCTCTAGAAAATGGAGAACAAAGCGTTGAGGCAAACAATCTCATATTAACAATGTGTCGAGCTATTCATTCAGGGGATCATGTTAATGCGAATATCATTCTCTCTACTATCAGCACTAAGCTATGGAACACAGCGAATAAAAATTGGATCATGTGCTTGAAACGCATCGTGCCAAGGTAG
- a CDS encoding RNAse P Rpr2/Rpp21/SNM1 subunit domain family protein produces MKKDKYATHAEKARNNDEAIKSAYANNVHVKRLNFLLDAAGIMSTVCPNISRSYVKELREIAQKHVIRLHASFKRYFCKGCNTVLLPGVNAVVRAESHGNMLQSDPGNKRERYHDSTVAILKNDHVTDEVLIDASLYDWMAVTCCICTRTRRTKLEPCDNMMSLPKDGISNEP; encoded by the coding sequence ATGAAAAAAGACAAATATGCAACCCATGCCGAAAAGGCGCGAAACAATGACGAAGCCATTAAGTCAGCATACGCTAATAATGTGCATGTAAAACGTTTAAACTTCTTGCTCGATGCAGCAGGAATCATGAGTACCGTGTGTCCTAATATCAGTAGGAGTTATGTAAAAGAATTGAGAGAAATTGCACAGAAACATGTTATAAGACTTCATGCATCATTTAAACGTTATTTCTGCAAAGGTTGCAATACTGTACTCTTACCAGGAGTCAACGCTGTTGTTAGGGCAGAGAGCCATGGAAACATGTTGCAATCTGATCCCGGAAACAAACGTGAACGTTACCATGACTCGACCGTGGCTATACTGAAAAATGACCATGTTACCGATGAAGTGTTAATAGATGCATCTTTATATGATTGGATGGCAGTAACATGTTGTATATGCACGAGAACTCGCAGAACGAAACTAGAACCCTGTGATAACATGATGTCCCTTCCAAAAGATGGGATATCTAACGAACCATAA